Proteins from a genomic interval of Rosa chinensis cultivar Old Blush chromosome 2, RchiOBHm-V2, whole genome shotgun sequence:
- the LOC112190981 gene encoding nudix hydrolase 8, translating to MCFKNHETMAVAMISISLTQDYCSFKWGLPNGFLRKQILTETSTTAKLKFSCPPTLEASFKKTAIYVLSPNKSSPSVMMPELLDGWNDEYGGVIINPESLPMSANAFASAVQASLFNWKMKGKKGVWLKILKEQADLVPIAIQEGFNFHHAQPGYVMLTYWIPSGPCMLPDSPSHHIGIGAFVINDKREVLVVKEKCPCSCSGVWKLPTGYINKSEDIFSGAIREVKEETGIETTFLKMVAFRHAHKVAFEQSDLLFVCMLKPLSSEIIIDEKEIQSAKWMALDEFIEQPYYEDDHLSNKIIDICIAAHEDNYSGFTGHQLNSKLDGRLSYLYCNHVN from the exons ATGTGTTTCAAAAACCACGAAACTATGGCAGTGGCaatgatttctatttccttgACCCAAGATTATTGCTCTTTCAAATGGGGGTTGCCAAATG GTTTTCTGCGGAAACAAATTCTTACAGAAACCTCCACTACTGCCAAACTCAAGTTTTCATGCCCTCCAACTCTTGAAGCCAGCTTTAAGAAAACAGCAATTTATGTTTTATCTCCCAACAAATCTTCACCAAGCGTGATGATGCCAGAGTTACTTGACGGATGGAACGACGAATATGGTGGAGTCATAATTAATCCAGAGAGCTTACCCATGAGTGCAAATGCTTTTGCATCTGCTGTTCAGGCTTCTCTGTTCAACTGGAAAATGAAG GGGAAAAAGGGGGTATGGCTCAAAATACTAAAAGAGCAAGCTGATCTTGTCCCAATTGCAATTCAG GAGGGTTTCAACTTTCACCATGCTCAACCAGGATATGTTATGCTAACATACTGGATTCCAAGTGGGCCTTGTATGCTTCCCGATAGCCCTTCACATCATATTGGTATTGGAGCTTTTGTGATCAATGACAAAAGAGAG GTTCTTGTGGTAAAAGAGAAGTGTCCTTGTAGCTGCTCTGGTGTGTGGAAATTACCAACTGGTTATATCAACAAG TCTGAAGATATATTCTCTGGTGCTATAAGAGAAGTGAAAGAAGAAACTGGG ATTGAGACAACTTTCCTTAAAATGGTAGCTTTCAG ACATGCACACAAGGTTGCATTTGAGCAGTCGGACTTGCTGTTTGTGTGCATGCTTAAGCCTTTGTCATCTGAGATCATAATTGATGAGAAGGAAATCCAATCTGCAAAG TGGATGGCTCTTGATGAGTTTATTGAGCAgccatattatgaagatgaccACTTGTCAAATAAGATCATTGACATATGCATTGCGGCTCATGAAGACAACTACAGTGGATTCACTGGTCATCAGCTCAACTCCAAACTTGATGGAAGATTATCCTATCTGTATTGTAACCATGTGAATTGA
- the LOC112188750 gene encoding ATP-dependent 6-phosphofructokinase 6 codes for MDSLYSSSSAIISLKSPGSDSSSVSRNSFTCFSGSGHKVGSSGVVMDRKAKIVEGDNGYVLEDVPHFSDYIPNLPTYPNPLQDNPAYSVVKQYFVNMDDTVAQKIIGHKNSPRGIHFRRAGPRQRVYFEAEDVHACIVTCGGLCPGLNTVIREIVCGLHHMYGVKKVSGIVGGYKGFYSRNIIPLTPKSVNDIHKRGGTILGTSRGGHDKSKIVDSIKDRGINQVYIIGGDGTQKGASVIYEEIKRRGLKVVVAGIPKTIDNDIPVIDKSFGFDSAVEEAQRAINAAHVESESFENCIGVVKVMGRYSGFIAMYATLASRDVDCCLIPESPFYLEGPGGLFEYIEKRLKENGHMVIVIAEGAGQELLSESISSMDKQDASGNKLLQDVGLWISQKIKDHFSKKSKMAINLKYIDPTYMIRAIPSNGSDNVYCTLLAQSAVHGAMAGYTGFIVGPVNGRHSYIPFHRITEEQHQVVITDRMWARLLSSTHQPSFLSTKDVIEDKRDEEVQQEHCSDNNLVNKEISYTCN; via the exons ATGGACTCTCTCTACTCTTCTTCGTCTGCCATCATTTCTCTGAAGTCTCCAGGTTCGGATTCAAGCTCTGTTTCTAGGAACTCGTTTACGTGTTTTTCCGGGTCGGGCCATAAAGTCGGGTCGTCTGGTGTTGTCATGGATCGTAAGGCTAAGATTGTGGAGGGGGACAATGGCTACGTTCTTGAAGACGTGCCGCATTTCTCTGATTACATTCCCAATCTTCCG ACTTACCCAAATCCATTGCAAGACAACCCTGCTTACTCTGTAGTCAA GCAGTACTTTGTTAATATGGATGATACTGTTGCCCAAAAG ATCATTGGTCACAAGAATAGTCCAAGGGGCATCCATTTTCGGCGTGCTGGACCACGTCAAAGA GTGTATTTTGAGGCTGAGGATGTTCATGCGTGTATTGTGACTTGTGGGGGTCTATGCCCTGGACTCAACACTGTGATTAGGGAGATCGTATGTGGTTTGCACCATATGTATGGTGTAAAGAAAGTTTCAGGGATAGTA GGAGGATACAAGGGTTTCTATTCTCGAAACATAATTCCTTTGACTCCAAAGAGTGTGAATGATATCCACAAACGCGGTGGAACAATCCTTGGGACATCAAGGGGTGGCCATGACAAATCAAAGATAGTTGATAGCATTAAAGATCGAGGAATCAATCAG GTTTACATAATTGGAGGAGATGGAACCCAGAAGGGAGCATCTGTAATATATGAG GAAATCAAAAGACGTGGTCTCAAAGTAGTAGTTGCTGGAATCCCCAAAACCATTGATAATGACATTCCG GTGATTGACAAATCCTTTGGCTTTGACTCTGCCGTTGAGGAGGCTCAACGTGCAATTAATGCAGCACATGTTGAATCTGAAAGCTTTGAGAATTGTATTGGTGTTGTGAAGGTGATGGGTCGGTATAGTG GGTTTATTGCTATGTATGCAACGCTTGCAAGCCGAGATGTAGACTGTTGCTTGATTCCAGAATCACCCTTTTATCTTGAGGGTCCTGGTGGACTGTTTGAATACATAGAGAAACGACTCAAAGAAAATGGGCACATGGTTATAGTCATTGCTGAAGGTGCTGGCCAGGAGCTTCTATCTGAAAGCATAAGCTCTATGGACAAACAGGATGCTTCAGGAAACAAGCTCCTCCAAGATGTTGGCCTATGGATTTCCCAGAAGATCAAG GATCACTTCTCGAAAAAAAGTAAAATGGCGATAAACCTCAAATATATAG ATCCTACGTACATGATCCGAGCTATTCCGAGCAACGGTTCTGATAATGTGTACTGCACACTTCTTGCTCAAAGTGCTGTCCATGGAGCAATGGCAGGCTACACAGGATTTATAGTAGGTCCTGTCAATGGGAGACACTCTTATATACCCTTTCAT AGAATAACCGAGGAGCAGCACCAGGTTGTGATAACAGACCGAATGTGGGCTCGGCTCCTATCTTCCACACACCAACCAAGTTTCCTGAGTACTAAAGATGTCATTGAGGACAAGAGAGATGAAGAAGTTCAACAGGAACATTGTTCAGATAACAACTTGGTGAACAAGGAAATCAGTTATACCTGTAATTGA
- the LOC112188148 gene encoding AP-4 complex subunit sigma: MGIRFILMVNKQGQTRLAQYYEYLTLEERRALEAEIVRKCLARNEQQCSFVEHRNYKIVYRRYASLFFLVGVDNDENELAILEFIHLLVETMDRHFGNVCELDIMFHLEKAHFMLEEMVMNGCIVETSKTNILAPIQLMDKTY, encoded by the exons atggggATCAGATTCATATTGATGGTGAACAAACAAGGGCAGACCCGTCTTGCCCAATACTACGAATATCTCACCCTCGAAGAAAGGCGAGCTCTTGAAGCTGAAATCGTCCGCAAATGCCTCGCCCGCAACGAGCAACAG TGTTCATTTGTCGAGCACCGGAATTACAAAATTGTCTACAGACGCTATGCTTCACTGTTTTTCCTGGTTGGAGTAGACAATGATGAA AATGAGCTTGCAATCTTGGAATTCATACATCTGTTAGTTGAAACTATGGACCGCCATTTTGGCAATGTG TGTGAACTAGACATCATGTTCCATTTGGAGAAAGCGCATTTCATGCTGGAGGAAATGGTCATGAATGGGTGTATCGTCGAGACAAGCAAGACTAACATCCTGGCACCAATACAGCTGATGGACAAGACCTATTGA
- the LOC112189285 gene encoding glutathione hydrolase 3, translated as MGQQSLATPLVSDNNNKSWNRNARALWILLAFTAIIFVGLIFGGNGNTNGWVVLRESDKGIGANESDIVESEHGVVAADDARCSKIGASILRQGGHAVDASVATALCLGVVNPMSSGIGGGGFMVVRSSATSKTQAFDMRETAPSAASQNMYESNAEAKLYGALSMGVPGEIAGLHEAWLQHGRMAWRTLFQPAIKLAKEGFEVAPCLGGHIRSCEEMIIKDPGLRQVFAPNGKVLKAGDKCYNVELGNSLEAIAELGPQAFYNGSLGEKIVKDVREAGGILTMEDLRNYKVNVTDAMTANVLGYTISGMPPPSAGTLGLSMILNIFNSYGNSDAANGDLGLHRLIEALKHMFAIRMNLGDPAFVDTHEYASDMLSPSFAKEIQQKIFDNTTFPPEYYSYRWSQLRDHGTSHFCIVDADRNAVSMTTTVNYPFGGGVLSPSTGIVLNNEMGDFSIPTDISPDHLPPAPSNFIEPIKRPLSSMTPIIVTKDNQLVGALGGSGGLNIIPAVTQVFINYFILGMEPLAAVQSPRVYHRLIPNIVSYENWTVIDGDHIELSDERKLFLQERGHELQAKAGGAITQLIVQRLGNPIQMGRKCGRSSNENVFHGILTAVSDPRKDGRPAAV; from the exons atGGGTCAGCAGAGCTTGGCAACTCCACTTGTGTCTGATAACAACAACAAGAGCTGGAACAGGAATGCTAGAGCGCTGTGGATTCTGCTTGCTTTTACAGCAATCATTt TTGTGGGGCTTATTTTTGGTGGCAACGGCAACACAAATGGCTGGGTAGTACTGAGAGAATCAGATAAGGGGATTGGAGCAAATGAATCTGACATTGTTGAGTCAGAGCACGGTGTTGTTGCTGCTGATGATGCCAGGTGTTCCAAAATCGGTGCATCGATTCTTAGGCAGGGTGGGCATGCTGTTGATGCTTCAGTGGCAACAGCATTGTGCCTTGGCGTTGTTAATCCGATGTCAAGTGGAATAGGAGGTGGGGGGTTTATGGTTGTCAGATCTTCAGCAACCTCGAAAACCCAAGCTTTCGATATGAGGGAAACTGCTCCTTCAGCTGCTTCACAG AATATGTATGAAAGCAATGCTGAAGCCAAGTTATATGGTGCATTGTCAATGGGGGTTCCTGGTGAGATTGCTGGTCTACATGAAGCATGGTTACAACATGGGCGAATGGCGTGGAGGACTTTATTTCAGCCTGCAATAAAGCTCGCTAAAGAGGGATTTGAAGTTGCTCCTTGTCTTGGAGGACATATACGTTCATGTGAAGAAATGATTATAAAAGACCCTGGCTTAAGGCAAGTGTTTGCCCCAAACGGGAAGGTGTTAAAAGCAGGTGATAAGTGTTATAATGTGGAACTTGGCAATAGCTTAGAGGCAATTGCAGAACTGGGGCCACAAGCCTTCTACAACGGTAGTCTTGGTGAAAAAATTGTAAAAGATGTGAGAGAGGCTGGTGGGATTTTGACAATGGAGGATTTGAGGAATTACAAAGTGAATGTTACGGATGCCATGACTGCAAATGTGTTGGGATATACTATATCAGGAATGCCACCTCCTTCAGCTGGAACTTTGGGGCTTTCTATG ATTCTGAACATCTTCAACAGCTACGGAAATTCAGATGCAGCAAACGGAGATCTTGGTCTGCATCGTCTGATTGAAGCATTGAAACACATGTTTGCAATCCGAATGAACTTGGGTGATCCTGCTTTTGTAGATACCCATGAATATGCATCTGACATGCTTTCTCCATCCTTTGCTAAGGAAATTCAGCAGAAGATATTTGACAACACAACTTTCCCACCAGAGTACTATTCATACAG GTGGAGTCAGCTCAGAGATCACGGAACAAGTCATTTCTGCATAGTAGATGCAGATAGAAATGCGGTATCAATGACAACCACTGTAAACTATCCTTTTGGAGGTGGAGTACTCTCTCCTTCTACTGGAATTGTGCTCAACAATGAGATGGGTGACTTCTCAATTCCCACTGACATATCGCCAGACCATCTCCCTCCTGCTCCGTCAAATTTCATTGAACCAATCAAAAGACCTTTATCTTCCATGACTCCTATAATAGTCACAAAG GATAATCAATTGGTTGGTGCGCTTGGAGGTAGTGGTGGTTTGAACATTATCCCAGCTGTAACTCAAGTGTTTATCAATTATTTCATATTGGGGATGGAACCTTTAGCCGCAGTTCAAAGTCCAAGGGTCTACCACAGG CTAATACCAAACATAGTGTCCTATGAAAACTGGACTGTAATCGATGGAGATCATATCGAGCTTTCAGACGAAAGAAAGCTCTTCTTGCAGGAGCGGGGTCATGAATTGCAGGCTAAAGCCGGGGGAGCCATCACTCAGCTCATTGTTCAAAGACTTGGAAACCCTATTCAGATGGGCAGGAAATGTGGTAGAAGTTCAAATGAAAACGTTTTCCATGGTATACTCACAGCTGTAAGTGACCCCAGAAAAGATGGAAGGCCTGCAGCTGTATGA